In a single window of the Olivibacter sp. SDN3 genome:
- a CDS encoding alpha/beta hydrolase-fold protein, with amino-acid sequence MEHSIRGLLYFFLGLPLLASSQIHLSGKMVAADTEKPLAYVNIGIRNKNVGTVSNSKGSYELKLKHDYAEDTLTFSLVGYHDFAVSIGELRDGGMEVVRLKPKTVDLQVVEVFGKKLVERKFGVKRRNFLIHFTDGMFTQEDIFEIGQLIKLGEHPARIKDVNLYINAPREDSATFRINFYRYDGKRPAARIIEKSMIQRHAVQQGWLRLKLEEPVRLKGDCIVTVEFIPEEKKDVPNIAYEVKLGGTSKSFYRRNSQGTWNTPPHHYCLYVTALVDTEQPETDDDVESMPAFSLYSNTVKDSFSIFVQLPEEYGKKKHQRHPVIYHLDGNAYFDQIRDAVQHSKQNKDAVEPIVVGIGYANAYLMDSLRVRDYTFPPAPAEDSLLISGGGDKFYSFIKSILVPHVDRVYRTDSANRTIMGHSFGGYFVLYALLHDYLDEGNTTIFNNYVAASPSIAYGSNYLFNRLVTLDKNTFKNEKPLKLFLTMGERELAADGNHSFKLFSESLGRVNGIELKSKIYKDTEHMGTAIPSFEDGMDFFDFSMSGEK; translated from the coding sequence ATGGAACATTCGATACGTGGTCTTTTATATTTCTTTTTGGGATTGCCTCTGCTCGCTTCTTCGCAAATTCACCTTTCGGGCAAAATGGTGGCGGCCGATACCGAAAAACCTTTAGCCTATGTCAACATCGGTATCAGGAACAAAAATGTTGGGACGGTGTCGAATAGCAAGGGGAGCTATGAGTTGAAACTAAAGCATGATTACGCAGAGGATACGCTAACCTTTTCTTTGGTTGGGTATCACGATTTTGCCGTTTCGATTGGCGAATTACGAGATGGGGGGATGGAAGTAGTCAGGCTAAAACCAAAAACCGTTGATTTGCAGGTGGTGGAGGTATTTGGCAAGAAACTAGTTGAAAGAAAATTTGGGGTTAAGAGACGGAATTTCCTGATACACTTTACCGACGGAATGTTTACTCAGGAAGATATTTTTGAGATTGGCCAGTTGATAAAATTGGGCGAGCATCCTGCACGTATAAAAGATGTCAACCTATATATAAATGCCCCAAGGGAAGACAGCGCTACTTTTCGGATAAATTTTTACCGCTATGACGGGAAACGGCCAGCAGCGAGAATAATCGAAAAAAGCATGATACAACGCCATGCAGTTCAACAGGGATGGCTTCGCTTGAAACTTGAGGAACCAGTGCGGTTGAAGGGAGATTGCATAGTGACCGTTGAATTTATCCCGGAAGAAAAGAAGGATGTGCCGAACATCGCTTATGAAGTTAAATTGGGCGGAACTTCCAAAAGTTTCTACAGAAGAAATAGCCAAGGAACCTGGAATACGCCTCCACATCACTACTGTTTATATGTTACAGCCTTAGTTGATACAGAACAGCCAGAGACCGATGATGATGTCGAATCGATGCCCGCTTTTTCCTTATACAGCAATACGGTAAAGGATAGCTTTAGTATTTTTGTACAGTTACCTGAAGAATATGGTAAGAAAAAGCACCAGCGTCATCCGGTTATTTATCACCTCGATGGCAATGCCTATTTTGACCAGATACGTGACGCGGTACAGCACAGCAAACAAAATAAAGATGCTGTTGAACCAATTGTTGTGGGGATTGGTTATGCAAACGCTTATTTGATGGATTCTCTGAGAGTGCGCGATTATACTTTTCCTCCTGCGCCAGCGGAGGACAGCCTGCTAATAAGTGGTGGCGGAGATAAATTCTATTCCTTCATCAAGTCTATTTTAGTGCCACACGTAGATCGTGTTTATCGAACGGATAGTGCCAACAGAACAATTATGGGGCATTCTTTTGGAGGCTATTTTGTTTTATATGCCTTGTTGCACGATTATCTGGACGAAGGGAATACCACTATTTTTAATAATTATGTGGCGGCAAGCCCGTCTATTGCTTATGGGAGTAATTACCTCTTTAATCGTCTCGTTACCTTAGATAAGAACACATTTAAAAATGAAAAACCTTTAAAGCTTTTTCTAACGATGGGTGAAAGGGAATTGGCTGCTGACGGGAATCACAGTTTTAAATTGTTTTCGGAGTCGCTAGGTCGAGTGAATGGTATTGAACTTAAATCAAAAATATACAAAGATACCGAGCACATGGGAACAGCAATTCCATCGTTTGAGGATGGGATGGATTTTTTTGATTTTTCTATGTCCGGGGAAAAGTAG
- a CDS encoding DNA topology modulation protein: MNKVLIIGSGGAGKSTFARKLAALTQLSLIHLDAFYWQSGWEQPSRESWRQQVIELACGNQWIMDGNYGSTLEDRLRHADTVIFLDTNRYRCLWRAFKRYVQFRNKVRPDMAAGCKERITWEFIRYIWFYPTKNKPMILAKINKHTTHKKLVVLKGKADIESYLEKITTLVTSNSYSGN; this comes from the coding sequence TTGAACAAAGTACTGATCATTGGTTCGGGTGGGGCTGGCAAGTCTACTTTTGCCAGAAAATTGGCTGCTCTGACGCAATTATCGCTCATTCATTTGGATGCTTTTTATTGGCAATCTGGATGGGAGCAACCTAGTAGGGAGAGCTGGAGGCAGCAGGTTATCGAACTTGCATGCGGCAACCAGTGGATTATGGACGGAAATTATGGTAGTACATTGGAAGATCGTCTAAGGCATGCAGACACGGTAATCTTTTTAGACACCAACCGATATCGCTGTCTTTGGCGAGCTTTTAAGCGCTATGTTCAATTTAGGAATAAAGTAAGACCGGATATGGCAGCAGGGTGTAAAGAACGGATAACATGGGAATTCATCCGTTATATTTGGTTTTATCCTACGAAGAATAAACCCATGATCTTGGCCAAGATTAATAAGCACACTACCCATAAAAAGTTGGTAGTGTTAAAGGGAAAGGCGGATATCGAAAGTTATTTAGAAAAAATAACTACTCTTGTTACCAGCAATTCGTATTCAGGAAATTAG
- a CDS encoding fatty acid desaturase, whose product MLSFVNFQWIASFNDKKMYLSPINDRMLLDKVLDPPSYGWSDKHGVFNKPSAKQLFSEFFKRLNIFQSRKNWLPFFSWLRVLLLIPLLFIFIFKYFSIGLLIAAFIYSMIVMGTHGTIWHHRYCTHKAYRFKNSFWRILTQNLTISMVPEEIYAISHHVHHAKSDKPGDPYNASGGFLYCFLADVNHQPIAKNLTVEEYSRTAALMAHTGVKANCYRNYQKWGSIVHPGRAILTCLLNWLVWYTIFYIIGGHALAFALFGAAAFWAIGVRTFNYEGHGKGQNKRRKGYDFNENDLSINQLWPGFVAGEWHNNHHLYPSSARSGFLKHQIDFAWYYIKFLHLIGGVTSYHDAKASFIKKYKN is encoded by the coding sequence ATGTTAAGTTTTGTTAACTTTCAATGGATAGCGTCTTTTAATGATAAAAAGATGTACCTTTCACCAATTAATGATCGTATGTTATTAGATAAAGTATTAGACCCGCCATCATACGGATGGTCGGATAAGCACGGTGTGTTCAACAAACCAAGTGCAAAACAGCTTTTTAGCGAGTTCTTTAAACGACTCAATATCTTCCAGTCACGAAAGAATTGGCTCCCTTTTTTCAGTTGGCTTAGAGTACTACTTTTAATACCGCTTCTATTCATTTTTATTTTTAAATACTTCAGCATAGGTCTATTGATCGCCGCGTTTATATACAGCATGATTGTCATGGGTACCCATGGCACCATTTGGCATCACCGCTACTGTACACACAAGGCTTACAGATTCAAGAATAGCTTTTGGCGTATACTAACACAAAATTTAACCATTAGTATGGTACCAGAAGAGATCTATGCGATATCCCATCATGTCCATCACGCTAAATCTGACAAGCCTGGCGATCCATACAACGCTAGCGGAGGTTTCTTATATTGTTTTTTAGCGGATGTTAACCACCAACCCATTGCGAAGAATTTAACGGTCGAAGAGTATTCACGTACCGCAGCGCTTATGGCACATACCGGCGTAAAAGCCAATTGCTATCGTAATTACCAAAAATGGGGTTCTATTGTTCACCCAGGACGGGCGATACTTACCTGCCTGTTAAATTGGCTGGTTTGGTACACTATTTTCTACATCATCGGCGGACATGCTTTGGCCTTTGCCCTTTTCGGTGCGGCAGCTTTCTGGGCAATTGGTGTACGGACTTTTAACTACGAAGGTCATGGAAAAGGACAGAACAAGCGCAGGAAAGGATACGACTTTAACGAGAACGACCTGTCGATCAACCAGCTATGGCCCGGCTTTGTGGCTGGCGAATGGCACAATAACCATCACCTATATCCTAGCAGCGCGCGCTCTGGATTTTTAAAACATCAGATCGATTTTGCCTGGTATTACATTAAGTTTCTACATCTCATAGGTGGCGTAACTTCTTACCATGACGCTAAAGCCTCATTTATTAAAAAGTATAAAAACTAA